CACGTTCAAAGATCCAATGCAGGAAGGTTGATCTTGGTTTTGGGCTTTTCTTTTTCAGGTTCTGGAGCCTTCTCAACTGTCTTCTTAGGCTCCGGGCGTTTTTCTACTCTTCGTGTCGGCTGAGTCTTTTTCGGCTCTGGCTCCTCAACGACTTTGGGCGCCGGCTCCAGAGAAGCCACGAACGTAGAAGCATCTACCCAAACTTCGGGTTGGAAAGACTGAAACTCGAAAGGATCAGAGGTTTTGCCGTCGCGCACCACACGGATAGTCAGCGGGAACTTGACCTCATCCTCGTTGATATTCAAAGGCGCAAGACCCATCTGTTTGCCGTTGACCATGAGCGCTAGCCCTTCTGGCTTGGTCTGAATTCTGTACCGACGGCTCATCTTGGCCACTTCTTGGGCCTTTTCGATCGCAGGCTCAGGAGTTGGCTCGGCGGTGGCGATCGCGGGTTCACTGGTTGTTTCTGGAGGCTCTTCAACGGCGACTTCGTCGGGCCCTTGGAAAGCCGAATACGTTGCCATCGCGATGATGAGCACAAGCAAGAAGGAGATACCGCCGATGACGACTTTCTTGGAATCAGAAGGGGCGTCCTGAATTCCAGACGGGTCGCGGTAGAACTCTCGACTCCCCGTGATATCACGGGGGTTTGTGAAAGTTCCGGAAATCTCCCTGCTAGGCTCACCATTAGGGGAAATGTCTGCTTGAGTACGGCTCACCGCCGAAATCTGCGGTGTCGTGTGCCGAGGCGGACGGTCGTGTGTGGCATCGACAGGCATGATTTCGTCGGAGACGTCGACCATATCGTCATATCGGGGCGCCTCTTCGAAGACATGAGTGGGCTCCGAGGGCTCAAAAAGCCCCTTGATGCCAGCCTCATCCCATGTTTCCAGAGCTTCAAGCACTTCAGAGCAAGTAGTAAAGCGCTGTTCAACGTCCTTTGCCATCATCTTGTTAACCACGCGACGAAGCCCCTCGGGGACATTCGTCATGGGTGGAAGGGCAAACGACGTCGGGTCCAATTGCTTGCCGATAATCGTGACGCTGCTGTTGGACTCGATGGCCTTTCGTCCCATCAAGAGCTCGTAGGCCACAAGCCCCATGCTGTAGACATCACTGCGTGGGCTGAGGTCTTCGCCACGAATCTGCTCAGGAGACATATAGCGAGGTGTACCAATGAGAGCGCCGTCAGCCGTGAGATCTGCCTTGACTTGCGAGCCCGTCATCTTCGCGATCCCGAAGTCCAGGAGCTTGACTTGGTCCGGGCGTCCCACGTGCTCGAAGACCATGATATTTCCAGGCTTGATGTCGCGGTGCAACATCCCAAGAGCGTGGGCTTCTTCCAGACTTGAGAGAACCTGGCGCAAAATCTTAACGGCGCGGGCGGGCGCAAGGGGCGCCTCGGTCGCGATGAGCTTTGAGAGGCTAACACCGTTGACGTACTCAAAGACCATGTAGAGTAGGCCCGTGTTGGTCCGCCCATAATCAAACATCGTGATGGTATGAGGGTCGCGAAGCTTGGAGACCACACGAGCCTCCTGATTGAAACGCTCGACGAGTTTCTCGTCGTAATTGCCCTCTTCGCCCGGTGTAAGAATCTTCAGCGCTACTTCGCGTCCAAGGTCCTCTTGGTGAGCCTTGTAAACGCGCGCGAAGCCACCCGCCCCGATCATGGGCCCCACTCGGTAACGCCCCTCAAAAAGCTCTCCACTCTTAGGGAACGTAGCTCCTGAGGTGCTTTTCAGGCGTGTGTTCGAATCTTCGCCCATGTACGGTCTTGCTCTTAAATTGGATTTCTTATTCTCCCGTCACCTTAGCAATACACTCGAACCTGCGCAAGATTCCCAATGAGTCATGAAATCACCCTCAACACTGCAGAAAGTCTAGAGCAAATCGAAGTCGTAATCGATAAGAACGGCTGGAGGGAAGAAGGGCTCGTCAAGCTCAAGGACGGCTGGTTGATCGTTCATGGGGCTTTGGCGTCTGAGCGAGTACTGGTGCGGGTGGAGCCACGTCGACACCCAAGAGATAGGCGCCTCTATGCACAGGTTCTGGAGGTCATAGAGCCCTCCTCGGAGCGACACCCTGCAGCGTGTCATAAGTTTTTTAAGTGTCAGGGCTGCCAAACAAGAATGATTTCCTGGGAAAAAGAAAACAAAGCCAAAGAACAAAAGGTCGAAGAAATTCTCGAAAAGTTCGCTGGTGTTGTGGTGAATTGTCAGACCATTGCCCTGGATAACCACGCGCGACGAGGCGTCCGTATGAGAGGAAACCTCGTACACGACGGAGAGCGGCTTGGATTGAGGAGTTTTTCTAAAATCCAATCGATGTCCGATTGTGCGGCACTTACCCCAAAAGCCATTCAAGTTGTGAATTACTTCGAAGCGCAATTGCTCCGCGATGAGAGGCTCGAGTTCATGGCGCCTGAGTACGGGCCCTCGCTCGCGACCATCCACGTCAGTGAGATCGACGACGATCGACTGAAACGTTTTGAGGAAAACTCCATCGGCACCGGACTATCTATTATCAAAGACGGCGAAGAAGTTGTTCAATTCGGCCCAACCCAAACTACGATTGATTTTGCTGGTTCGCGACTCCTTGCGACGCGCCATTCGTGGGTTCCAGCGTCCGAAGAAGCGTCCGCTCCACTCTACGCCTGGATTCGAGAACGGTGCCCATCCGGCCACGTTGCGGTAGATCTCGGTTCAGCGATCGGCGGCGTCAGCGCTCAGATCGCGGCGAATTACCAGACGGTTTTTGGCATCGATCAAGATCGACATGCGATCGAAATCTATAAGGAGAATCTCAAGAGTTTCAACGCGCATGCCATTGCCGGAAAGTTCGAAAATGGGCTGCGGAAACTCGTTGAAATGGGCGTGGAACCCGACTGGATGTCCATCAATCCCATGCGTGAGCCGCTCGGTGACGCGGTCATCCGATGGATCAAACACCTGAGACCAAAAAACCTACTCTATCTTGCGCCCTCCCCTACTTCCGGCGCAAAGGATCTGGTGCAGCTGCTCGACACATGGACGCTCCAGGACGTCTGGCAAGCCAATGTGCACCCTCACTCGCACCACACGATGATGGTGGTCTCCCTCGTGACCACTTGAGTTCTGAGCTGAAGTCCCAGAAATTTGCTTGGAATTTATCATTTGTGAGGTTAAAGGTGGCGTAGAGGGAATCAAGCGAATGAATCACACCAAAATTGCGCGCATCCAACTCGCGGTGCATACTGTTAAGCGTAACCCAAACGTATCGGAAGACATGGAAGGTGCCCAGTTGTTGCTCATGGGGGCAGAGATCGAGATGCTCGAATTGCTCCAAGAGGTCCTGAGTGATTCAGGCTTTAAGTGTAAAATCCTTGAATCCCTTGACGATCTAGACGCTAGTGACGCCCCTCGGCTATTGATTTGTGACGAGCTCCAAGGGGCGCTCAATGGCGAGTCCGTGTTCGCTCAAGTCAAAGACGACTCCCAGCTTGGGTTCCTCCTGCTCGCCGACGATATCGCGGGTGAAAGGCTAGCTTCCTGTCTAAATATGGGGATGCACGAAGTCGTGGCAAAACCCTTTGACGTC
This Microvenator marinus DNA region includes the following protein-coding sequences:
- a CDS encoding serine/threonine protein kinase → MGEDSNTRLKSTSGATFPKSGELFEGRYRVGPMIGAGGFARVYKAHQEDLGREVALKILTPGEEGNYDEKLVERFNQEARVVSKLRDPHTITMFDYGRTNTGLLYMVFEYVNGVSLSKLIATEAPLAPARAVKILRQVLSSLEEAHALGMLHRDIKPGNIMVFEHVGRPDQVKLLDFGIAKMTGSQVKADLTADGALIGTPRYMSPEQIRGEDLSPRSDVYSMGLVAYELLMGRKAIESNSSVTIIGKQLDPTSFALPPMTNVPEGLRRVVNKMMAKDVEQRFTTCSEVLEALETWDEAGIKGLFEPSEPTHVFEEAPRYDDMVDVSDEIMPVDATHDRPPRHTTPQISAVSRTQADISPNGEPSREISGTFTNPRDITGSREFYRDPSGIQDAPSDSKKVVIGGISFLLVLIIAMATYSAFQGPDEVAVEEPPETTSEPAIATAEPTPEPAIEKAQEVAKMSRRYRIQTKPEGLALMVNGKQMGLAPLNINEDEVKFPLTIRVVRDGKTSDPFEFQSFQPEVWVDASTFVASLEPAPKVVEEPEPKKTQPTRRVEKRPEPKKTVEKAPEPEKEKPKTKINLPALDL